One region of Mangifera indica cultivar Alphonso chromosome 3, CATAS_Mindica_2.1, whole genome shotgun sequence genomic DNA includes:
- the LOC123210909 gene encoding cysteine proteinase inhibitor B, whose translation MAKPRTLIFVVVLLFIIASVKAYEGFVGGKTEVKNVKSNKEVQDLGRFSVEEFNRQGINGFGDLVFSEVIEAQKQVVSGFKYYLKIEATTRKGDTKVFDSVVVIKPWLHSKELLNFAPSK comes from the coding sequence ATGGCGAAACCAAGAACTTtgatattcgttgtggtattgcTGTTCATCATTGCATCTGTTAAGGCGTATGAGGGTTTTGTGGGCGGAAAAACAGAGGTGAAGAACGTGAAGTCGAACAAAGAGGTTCAAGATCTTGGGAGATTTTCTGTGGAGGAATTTAATCGACAAGGCATTAATGGTTTTGGAGATCTGGTGTTCTCAGAGGTGATCGAGGCTCAAAAGCAGGTGGTTTCTGGCTTCAAGTATTATCTGAAGATTGAGGCCACCACGCGTAAAGGGGACACAAAGGTATTTGATTCGGTTGTGGTCATAAAGCCGTGGCTTCACTCCAAGGAGTTGTTAAACTTTGCCCCTTCTAAGTGA